The Saccharomyces mikatae IFO 1815 strain IFO1815 genome assembly, chromosome: 11 genome has a segment encoding these proteins:
- the PIR1 gene encoding beta-1,3-glucan linked protein (similar to Saccharomyces cerevisiae YJL160C and PIR1 (YKL164C); ancestral locus Anc_1.187), protein MQYKKTLVASALAATSLAAYAPKDPWSTLTPSATYKGGITDYISTFGIAVEPIATTASSKAKRAAAISQIGDGQIQATTKTTAAAVSQIGDGQIQATTKTKAAAVSQIGDGQIQATTKTKAAAVSQIGDGQIQATTKTKAAAVSQIGDGQIQATTKTKAAAVSQIGDGQIQATTKTKAAAVSQIGDGQIQATTKTTAAAVSQIGDGQIQATTKTTAAPVSQITDGQIQATTLTSATIIPSPAPAPITNVTDPVTAETCKSSGTLEMSLSKGILTDGKGRIGSIVANRQFQFDGPPPQAGAIYAAGWSITPEGNLALGDQDTFYQCLSGNFYNLYDEHIGTQCNAVHLQAIDLLNC, encoded by the coding sequence ATGcaatacaaaaaaacattagTCGCCTCTGCTTTAGCTGCTACATCTTTAGCTGCCTATGCTCCGAAGGATCCATGGTCCACTCTAACTCCATCAGCTACTTATAAGGGTGGTATAACTGATTATATTTCTACTTTTGGTATCGCTGTTGAACCAATTGCTACCACTGCCTCCTCAAAGGCAAAAAGAGCTGCCGCCATCTCCCAAATAGGCGATGGTCAAATCCAAGCTACTACTAAGACgactgctgctgctgtctCACAAATCGGTGATGGTCAAATCCAAGCCACCACCAAGACTAAAGCTGCTGCTGTCTCACAAATCGGTGATGGTCAAATCCAAGCCACCACCAAGACTAAAGCTGCTGCTGTCTCACAAATCGGTGATGGTCAAATCCAAGCCACCACCAAGACTAAAGCTGCTGCTGTCTCACAAATCGGCGATGGTCAAATCCAAGCCACCACCAAGACTAAAGCTGCTGCTGTCTCACAAATCGGTGATGGTCAAATCCAAGCCACCACCAAGACTAAAGCTGCTGCTGTCTCACAAATCGGCGATGGTCAAATCCAAGCTACTACTAAGACgactgctgctgctgtctCACAAATTGGTGATGGTCAAATCCAAGCTACTACCAAGACAACTGCCGCACCAGTTTCCCAAATTACCGACGGTCAAATTCAGGCTACAACTTTAACTTCTGCAACCATTATACCTTCCCCTGCTCCTGCTCCAATTACAAATGTCACTGACCCAGTGACCGCTGAAACATGTAAGAGCAGTGGTACCTTGGAGATGAGTTTAAGCAAGGGTATCTTGACTGACGGTAAGGGTAGAATCGGTTCTATTGTTGCCAACAGACAATTCCAATTCGATGGCCCTCCACCACAAGCCGGTGCCATCTACGCAGCTGGCTGGTCTATTACTCCAGAAGGTAACTTGGCTCTTGGTGACCAAGATACATTCTACCAATGTTTGTCTGGTAATTTCTACAACTTATACGATGAGCACATCGGAACTCAATGTAATGCAGTCCACTTACAAGCTATCGATTTGTTAAACTGTTGA
- the MRP49 gene encoding mitochondrial 54S ribosomal protein mL61 (similar to Saccharomyces cerevisiae MRP49 (YKL167C); ancestral locus Anc_1.181), which produces MSKVTQQLKFLNKISATTKLPQILVDPKKYSGLRLTFQTKNHNGHMGARVFWHNYLPTLQFYNPEMKFDVMRIKNEDKQKSVPCMLEVLSHEGSVVETIDMRNKMHEDIMKDLLNKIEHTPLPENKIVRIGLQKVV; this is translated from the coding sequence ATGTCTAAAGTTACGCAGCaactgaaatttttgaataaaattAGCGCCACTACTAAGCTACCGCAGATTCTTGTAGATCCGAAGAAGTATTCTGGACTTAGATTGACTTTTCAGACGAAAAACCACAATGGACATATGGGCGCTAGGGTCTTTTGGCACAACTATCTACCCACTTTACAATTTTATAATCCAGAAATGAAATTTGATGTGATGAGAATCAAGAATGAAGACAAGCAGAAAAGCGTTCCTTGCATGCTAGAAGTTTTATCTCATGAAGGCTCTGTTGTAGAGACCATTGATATGCGCAATAAAATGCACGAGGATATAATGAAAGATCTACTTAACAAAATTGAGCACACTCCTCTTCCTGAAAATAAGATTGTAAGAATTGGATTGCAAAAAGTAGTGTAG
- the ELF1 gene encoding Elf1p (similar to Saccharomyces cerevisiae ELF1 (YKL160W); ancestral locus Anc_5.279), translating to MGKRKKSTRKPTKRLVQKLDTKFNCLFCNHEKSVSCTLDKKNSIGTLSCKICGQSFQTRINSLSQPVDVYSDWFDAVEEVNSGRGSDTDDGDEDSDSDYESDSEQETQKRSEIDSDEEEVDSDEERIGQVKRGRGALVDSDDE from the coding sequence ATGggtaaaagaaagaagtcAACAAGAAAACCTACCAAGAGACTGGTACAAAAGTTAGATACGAAATTtaattgtttattttgtaATCATGAAAAATCAGTGTCATGCACTTTggataaaaagaacagtATAGGAACTTTGTCATGCAAGATTTGTGGTCAGTCGTTCCAAACGCGTATAAATTCATTATCACAGCCTGTTGATGTATATAGTGATTGGTTTGATGCGGTGGAAGAAGTCAATTCTGGCCGTGGAAGTGACACAGACGATGGTGATGAAGACTCTGACAGTGATTATGAAAGTGATTCAGAGCAAGAAACACAGAAACGTAGCGAAATAGattctgatgaagaagaggtaGACTCTGATGAGGAGAGGATAGGTCAAGTAAAAAGAGGCAGAGGCGCCTTGGTAGATAGTGACGATGAATAA
- the SMKI11G0580 gene encoding uncharacterized protein → MQLKKFWIIAVSLAVVIAQGYTPGEQWSSLTPSATFSCAATEFTSTFGIAVQTISTDCISANKRDLISQIGDGQIQVTAVPTKAGLVFVGESVDITTTLTRTSIITVRERATTTYVGYQASSFNKNPASILSPSPSLPSVISFIFASKCQTTAVVSLKNGSCSSDSTLKVTLMGGILTDGKGRIGSIVANRQFQFDGPPPQAGAVYAAGWSITPEGNLALGDEDVFYQCLSGDFYNLYDQKIGEQCSRIHLQAVSLISC, encoded by the coding sequence ATGcaactcaaaaaattctgGATAATTGCAGTCTCGCTAGCAGTTGTCATTGCCCAAGGGTATACACCAGGTGAGCAATGGTCATCGTTAACTCCTTCAGCAACCTTTTCTTGTGCTGCTACTGAGTTCACTTCTACTTTCGGTATCGCTGTTCAAACTATTTCAACCGATTGTATCAGTGCTAATAAGAGAGATCTTATCTCTCAAATCGGTGATGGTCAAATTCAAGTCACTGCTGTCCCTACTAAAGCCGGATTGGTTTTCGTTGGCGAAAGTGTCGATATCACAACCACTTTAACTAGAACTTCTATTATTACAGTAAGAGAGAGAGCCACTACAACGTATGTTGGCTACCAGGCTAGttctttcaacaaaaacCCCGCATCTATCCTATCCCCATCACCGAGCCTTCCCTCTGttatttcctttatttttgcttCAAAATGCCAAACCACTGCCGttgtttctttaaaaaacGGTTCTTGTAGCAGTGATAGTACTTTGAAAGTAACTTTAATGGGCGGTATCTTGACTGACGGTAAGGGTAGAATCGGTTCTATTGTTGCCAACAGACAATTCCAATTCGATGGCCCTCCACCACAAGCTGGTGCCGTCTACGCGGCTGGCTGGTCTATTACTCCAGAAGGTAACCTGGCCCTTGGTGATGAGGATGTCTTCTATCAATGCTTATCTGGCGATTTTTACAATTTGTACGACCAAAAAATTGGAGAGCAATGCAGCAGAATTCACTTACAAGCAGTTTCCTTGATAAGTTGCTGA
- the MCD4 gene encoding mannose-ethanolamine phosphotransferase MCD4 (similar to Saccharomyces cerevisiae MCD4 (YKL165C); ancestral locus Anc_1.184) gives MWNKTRTTLLTVGVLFHLFYLWSIFDIYFISPLVHGMSPYQSTSNPPAKRLFLIVGDGLRADTTFDKVTHPVTGKTEFLAPYIRSLVMNNATYGISHTRMPTESRPGHVAMIAGFYEDVSAVTKGWKSNPVNFDSFFNQSTHTYSFGSPDILPMFKDGASDPNRVDTWMYDHTFEDFTQSSIELDAYVFRHLNELFHNSTLNSTLDYEIRQDGNVFFLHLLGCDTAGHSYRPYSAEYYDNVKYIDDQIPILIDKVNKFFADDKTAFIFTADHGMSAFGSHGDGHPNNTRTPLVAWGAGLNKPVQNSFPVFDNYTDNWELSNIKRNDVKQADIASLMSYLIGVNYPKNSVGELPIAYLDGKESDKLSALYNNARSILEQYLVKQDEVIDSQFFYKEYFKFVEKSHSHYLKEIEGLIQRISEGENYLEQEAITLTEELMQTTLEGLYYLTTYNWRFIRTIVTFGFVGWIFFSFIIFLKSFILENSTGDQKASLLTHAVFSCIGIVLNWILFYQHSPFNFYMYLLFPLYFWSYIFSNRSVLRSGIKEFFKGTSFCKRILITISIISIYEGIVYGFFHRWTFTLITNLLAFYPFICGVREVAVNVCWIITSVLLSAFTLCDAVKIENLSQIHLAGFLIIISAFYALYKIHPNINSYTRAIFTIQISLVAAMLVVTHRSVTSLQLRQGLPRESQVAGWIIFFVSLFVMPILHYRKPNNDYKIRLLIIYLTFAPAFIILTISFESLFYFLFTAYMIQWIEIEDKIKEMKTKKDENWLQVLRVSVIGFFLLQVAFFGTGNVASISSFSLESVCRLLPIFDPFLMGALLMLKLIIPYGLLSTCLGILNLKLNFKDYTISSLIISMSDILSLNFFYLLRTEGSWLDIGITISNYCLAILSSLFMLILEVIGHVLLKNVIIQDKAKKKQ, from the coding sequence ATGTGGAACAAAACCAGAACGACGCTTCTGACTGTTGGtgttttatttcatttgttttacTTATGGtctatttttgatatttatttcatttcTCCATTGGTTCATGGTATGAGCCCATATCAAAGTACCTCAAACCCTCCCGCCAAAAGATTGTTTCTGATTGTCGGGGATGGTTTACGTGCGGATACAACTTTTGATAAGGTTACTCATCCAGTGACCGGAAAGACAGAATTTCTGGCACCATATATTAGATCTTTAGTAATGAACAACGCCACGTATGGTATTTCACATACTAGAATGCCCACCGAATCCCGCCCTGGTCACGTCGCTATGATCGCTGGATTTTACGAAGATGTTAGTGCTGTCACAAAAGGTTGGAAGTCAAATCCTGTCAATTTTGacagttttttcaatcaatcCACTCACACATATTCATTTGGTTCACCTGACATTTTACCCATGTTTAAAGATGGCGCCAGTGACCCAAATAGAGTTGATACCTGGATGTATGATCACACTTTCGAAGATTTTACACAATCTTCTATAGAACTAGACGCTTATGTCTTCAGACATTTGAATGAACTGTTCCACAATTCCACACTAAACTCCACGTTAGATTATGAAATTAGACAAGACGGTAACGTATTCTTTCTACATTTACTCGGTTGTGATACTGCAGGTCATTCTTATAGACCATACTCTGCTGAGTACTATGACAATGTTAAGTATATTGATGACCAAATCCCTATTCTTATAGATAAAGTAAACAAGTTTTTTGCTGACGACAAAActgcttttatttttactgCAGACCATGGTATGAGTGCTTTTGGATCACATGGAGATGGTCATCCTAACAACACAAGAACTCCTCTTGTTGCTTGGGGTGCAGGTTTAAACAAACCAGTTCAGAATTCTTTTCCTGTATTCGACAACTACACTGACAATTGGGAGCTTTCTAAcatcaaaagaaatgatgTCAAACAAGCTGATATTGCTTCCTTAATGTCATATCTGATCGGTGTAAACTATCCTAAAAATTCGGTCGGTGAGTTACCAATAGCATATCTCGACGGCAAAGAAAGTGATAAGCTCTCCGCGCTATATAACAATGCAAGAAGTATTCTAGAGCAGTACTTGGTCAAGCAAGATGAAGTTATTGACTCCCAATTCTTttataaagaatattttaaaTTTGTCGAGAAGTCTCACTCGCATtacttgaaagaaatagaagGCCTAATTCAACGTATATCTGAGGGTGAGAACTATTTAGAACAAGAAGCGATTACGCTTACGGAAGAACTAATGCAAACGACTTTGGAAGGTTTGTATTATTTGACAACCTATAATTGGAGATTCATCAGGACCATTGTTACGTTTGGATTTGTTGGCTggattttcttctcttttattatttttttgaaatcattcATTTTAGAGAATTCCACCGGTGACCAGAAAGCATCGCTATTAACCCATGCAGTATTTAGTTGCATAGGAATTGTGTTGAATTGGATTTTGTTTTACCAACATTCTCCTTTCAACTTTTACAtgtatcttctttttccattatatttttggagctacattttttcaaatagaTCTGTACTCCGCTCAGGTATAAAAGAATTCTTTAAAGGTActtctttttgtaaaaGGATTTTGATTACAATTTCTATCATTTCAATATACGAAGGGATTGTCTATGGGTTTTTCCATAGATGGACATTCACACTAATTACAAATTTATTGGCATTTTATCCTTTTATTTGTGGTGTAAGAGAAGTAGCTGTCAATGTGTGTTGGATTATAACCAGCGTACTCTTATCTGCGTTTACCTTATGTGACGCTgttaaaattgaaaacttgaGCCAAATCCATTTAGCAGGGTTTTTAATCATTATTAGTGCCTTCTATGCTCTCTACAAAATACATCCCAACATAAATTCCTATACTCGTGCTATATTCACCATACAAATCTCCTTAGTAGCAGCCATGTTGGTTGTTACCCATCGTTCAGTTACTTCTCTGCAGTTAAGACAAGGATTGCCCAGGGAATCTCAGGTTGCTGGATGGataatattctttgtatCCCTCTTTGTGATGCCAATTTTACATTACAGAAAACCCAACAATGATTATAAAATAAGACTATTGATCATCTACCTAACTTTCGCGCCAGCCTTCATTATTTTAACCATATCATTTGAGTCCCTGttctatttcttgtttaccGCCTACATGATACAGTGGATTGAAATTGAGGATAAAATCAAGGAaatgaaaaccaaaaagGATGAAAATTGGTTACAAGTGTTAAGGGTTTCAGTAATCGGATTTTTTCTCCTACAGGTTGCATTCTTTGGAACTGGTAATGTCGCTTCTATCTCTTCATTCTCATTAGAGTCTGTTTGTAGATTGTTGCCAATTTTTGATCCTTTCCTAATGGGTGCATTGTTGATGTTGAAATTAATAATTCCCTACGGGCTGCTATCCACATGCTTAGGTATACTGAATTTGAAACTAAATTTTAAAGACTAtacaatttcatcattgatCATCTCTATGAGTGATATTTTGtccttgaattttttctatctttTAAGAACGGAAGGTTCATGGTTAGACATCGGTATAACAATTTCCAACTACTGTTTGGCcattttatcatctttattCATGTTAATTTTGGAAGTCATTGGCCATGTGTTGTTAAAAAATGTCATTATACAGGAtaaagccaaaaaaaaacaatag
- the SMKI11G0590 gene encoding type II protein arginine methyltransferase (similar to Saccharomyces cerevisiae YKL162C; ancestral locus Anc_5.646) has protein sequence MKKFFPIRIQVRLKSDYPLLSFEQLVSTNGIKQGQVGRISLRDYIEWQNFPYIMKRENFFTQKNPVSMGTKSDPLLFDNILDCDPLFSKCLAKWLLVNYKLNDYPYYDLNVVHIYTNLPQGIQICKNLMTYLKSTLSDNMFQKIKYFMVPLYKCDNIPPKILDGIPGSVSLVQDYPVSPNMLQKKFITEDPIHFLMLNDVIKYTTHDLVRYSSHDDTWQQCFVDINKNGEKSKIFDSSMDYSCKLALEQIFDDQSHIISDKELYIPTKLIEILMTIKNNIPQHRIFTVDTPQRSSPKIVSFLKSLFSPRSTGSSQVIQSCSDSILSDKRNERIYFMTNFLQLQNIYNEINSSSNSCEVEDMADFVEKWISPSERNRRPLSGEDKPQLKVIKNSSLAILHST, from the coding sequence atgaaaaagttctttCCCATTAGAATACAGGTTCGTTTGAAATCTGATTACCCACTACTTTCTTTCGAACAATTGGTCTCCACAAATGGAATAAAACAAGGTCAAGTTGGGAGAATTTCTTTAAGAGATTACATAGAGTGGCAAAACTTTCCTTAcataatgaaaagagaaaacttCTTCACGCAAAAAAACCCAGTGTCCATGGGAACCAAAAGCGACCCCCTTTTATTCGATAATATTCTCGATTGTGACCCACTATTTAGCAAGTGCCTTGCCAAATGGCTGCTGGTGAATTATAAATTAAACGATTATCCGTACTACGACCTTAACGTCGTGCACATTTACACGAATTTACCTCAAGGGATTCAAATATGCAAAAATTTAATGACATATCTAAAGTCGACATTATCCGATAACATGTTCCAGAAGATAAAGTATTTCATGGTTCCTTTATACAAATGTGACAATATACCGCCAAAGATCTTAGACGGAATACCTGGATCAGTTAGTTTGGTACAAGATTATCCGGTATCTCCGAATATGTTACAGAAGAAATTTATCACAGAGGACcctattcattttttgatgcTCAACGACGTTATAAAATACACAACTCATGATTTGGTGAGGTATTCCTCACATGACGACACTTGGCAACAGTGTTTTGTAGACATTAATAAGAATGGAGAGAAgagcaaaatatttgatagTAGCATGGACTACTCATGTAAGCTTGCATTAGAACAAATATTTGACGATCAATCTCATATAATTTCTGATAAGGAGCTTTATATTCCCACCAAATTAATTGAGATACTGATGACAATCAAGAATAACATCCCGCAACATAGAATTTTCACTGTGGACACTCCACAGAGGTCAAGTCCCAAAATAGTATCATTTCTGAAGAGTTTATTCAGCCCACGATCGACAGGGTCCAGTCAGGTAATACAATCATGTTCGGATTCAATTCTTTCCGATAAACGCAATGAAAGAATATACTTCATGACGAATTTCTTACAACTGCAGAACATTTACAATGAAATAAACAGTTCTTCTAATAGTTGCGAAGTCGAAGATATGGCagattttgttgaaaaatggaTAAGCCCTAGTGAAAGAAATAGACGCCCATTGTCTGGTGAAGATAAGCCTCAATTAAaagttataaaaaatagcTCCTTAGCGATACTTCACTCTAcataa
- the PIR3 gene encoding beta-1,3-glucan linked protein (similar to Saccharomyces cerevisiae HSP150 (YJL159W) and PIR3 (YKL163W); ancestral locus Anc_1.188), giving the protein MQYKKTLVASALAATSLAAYAPKDPWSTLTPSATYKGGITDYSSTFGIAIEAVATTASSKSSSVASSKAKRAASQIGDGQVQAATTTAAVSKKSTAAAVSQITDGQIQAAKSTAAAVSQINDGQVQAKKSTAAAVSQITDGQIQAAKSTAAAVSQINDGQVQAKKSTAAAVSQINDGQVQAKKSTAAAVSQITDGQIQAAKSTAAAVSQINDGQVQAKKSTAAAASQISDGQVQATTSTKAAASQITDGQIQASKTTNGASQVSDGQVQATSEVKDANDPVDVVSCNNNGTLAMSLKKGILTDGKGRIGSIVANRQFQFDGPPPQAGAVYAAGWSITPEGNLALGDQDTFYQCLSGDFYNLYDKHIGSQCHEVYLQAIDLISC; this is encoded by the coding sequence ATGcaatataaaaagacaTTAGTCGCCTCTGCTTTAGCTGCTACATCTTTAGCTGCTTATGCTCCGAAGGACCCATGGTCCACTCTAACTCCATCAGCTACTTATAAGGGTGGTATAACTGATTATTCTTCTACTTTCGGTATTGCAATTGAAGCTGTTGCTACTACCGCATCCTCTAAATCCTCGTCTGTTGCCTCATCCAAAGCAAAGAGAGCAGCCTCTCAAATAGGTGATGGTCAAGTACAGGCCGCTACCACTACCGCTGCAGTATCTAAGAAATCTACTGCTGCTGCCGTATCTCAGATCACTGATGGTCAAATTCAAGCTGCGAAGTCTACTGCTGCTGCCGTTTCTCAAATAAATGACGGTCAAGTCCAAGCCAAGAAATCTACTGCTGCTGCCGTTTCTCAGATCACTGATGGTCAAATTCAAGCTGCGAAGTCTACTGCTGCTGCCGTTTCTCAGATAAATGACGGCCAAGTCCAAGCCAAGAAATCTACTGCTGCTGCCGTTTCTCAAATAAATGACGGTCAAGTCCAAGCCAAGAAATCTACTGCTGCTGCCGTATCTCAGATCACTGATGGTCAAATTCAAGCTGCAAAGTCTACTGCTGCTGCCGTTTCTCAGATAAATGACGGCCAGGTCCAAGCTAAGAAATCTACTGCCGCTGCTGCCTCTCAGATTTCTGACGGCCAAGTTCAGGCTACTACATCTACTAAAGCAGCCGCCTCACAAATTACTGATGGTCAAATACAGGCTTCGAAAACTACCAATGGCGCTAGCCAAGTAAGTGATGGCCAAGTTCAAGCCACCTCTGAAGTAAAGGACGCCAATGATCCAGTTGATGTTGTTTCCTGCAATAACAATGGTACATTGGCAATGAGTTTAAAAAAGGGTATCTTGACTGACGGTAAGGGTAGAATCGGTTCTATTGTTGCCAACAGACAATTCCAATTCGATGGCCCTCCACCACAAGCTGGTGCCGTCTACGCGGCTGGCTGGTCTATTACTCCAGAAGGTAACTTGGCTCTTGGTGACCAAGATACATTCTACCAATGTTTGTCTGGTGACTTCTACAATTTGTACGATAAACATATTGGCTCACAGTGCCATGAAGTTTACTTACAGGCTATAGatttgatttcttgttAA
- the TPK3 gene encoding cAMP-dependent protein kinase catalytic subunit TPK3 (similar to Saccharomyces cerevisiae TPK1 (YJL164C) and TPK3 (YKL166C); ancestral locus Anc_1.182), which yields MYVDPMNNNEIRKLSIAAKTETTPDDVEQDISVNARSVHEECCSTTPVALNEQNKEKMKEEATTGNFLSKPMLQYRDTSGKYSLSDFQILRTLGTGSFGRVHLIRSNHNGRFYALKTLKKHTVVKLKQVEHTNDERRMLSIVSHPFIIRMWGTFQDSQQVFMVMDYVEGGELFSLLRKSQRFPNPVAKFYAAEVCLALEYLHSKDIIYRDLKPENILLDKNGHIKITDFGFAKYVPDVTYTLCGTPDYIAPEVVSTKPYNKSVDWWSFGVLIYEMLAGYTPFYNSNTMKTYENILNAELKFPPFFHPDAQDLLKKLITRDLCERLGNLQNGSEDVKNHPWFNEVIWEKLLARYIETPYEPPIQQGQGDTSQFDRYPEEEVNYGIQGEDPYIDLMKEF from the coding sequence ATGTATGTTGATCCCATGAACAACAATGAAATCAGGAAACTAAGTATTGCCGCCAAGACGGAAACGACTCCAGATGACGTTGAGCAAGATATTTCCGTAAACGCACGTTCGGTGCATGAGGAATGTTGTTCCACTACACCAGTTGCGCTAAATGAACaaaacaaggaaaagatGAAAGAGGAGGCGACTACAGGTAATTTTTTGTCTAAACCTATGCTGCAATATAGGGATACCTCAGGTAAGTATTCTTTAAGTGATTTTCAGATTCTGAGAACTCTCGGTACTGGCTCATTTGGGAGAGTTCATCTCATTCGTTCCAATCACAATGGAAGGTTCTACGCTTTAaaaacattgaaaaaacataCTGTGGTAAAGCTGAAGCAAGTAGAGCATACTAATGATGAGCGCCGGATGCTTTCCATTGTTTCGCATCCTTTCATCATTAGGATGTGGGGGACATTTCAAGATTCTCAACAAGTTTTCATGGTAATGGATTACGTTGAAGGTGGAGAATTGTTCTCATTATTACGAAAATCTCAGAGATTTCCTAACCCAGTAGCCAAATTCTATGCCGCGGAGGTCTGTTTAGCATTGGAGTATCTGCACAGCAAGgatataatatatagaGATCTGAAACCCGAGAATATCCTTCTAGATAAAAATGGTCACATTAAAATAACTGACTTCGGATTTGCAAAATACGTTCCCGATGTCACATACACATTATGCGGTACTCCAGATTACATAGCGCCTGAAGTGGTCAGCACCAAACCATATAATAAATCGGTAGATTGGTGGAGTTTTGGTGTGCTAATATATGAAATGCTTGCCGGATACACACCATTTTACAATTCTAACACCATGAAAACCTACGAAAATATACTTAATGCTGAATTGAAGTTCCCGCCGTTTTTCCACCCAGATGCACAGgatttattgaagaagttaaTAACCAGAGACCTATGTGAAAGGTTGGGTAACCTACAGAATGGGAGTGAAGACGTTAAGAACCATCCATGGTTCAACGAAGTAATATGGGAGAAATTGTTAGCCAGGTACATAGAAACACCTTACGAACCGCCAATTCAACAGGGTCAGGGTGACACTTCTCAATTTGACAGATATCCTGAAGAGGAAGTCAACTATGGGATCCAAGGGGAAGATCCATATATCGATCtgatgaaagaattttaa
- the RCN1 gene encoding Rcn1p (similar to Saccharomyces cerevisiae RCN1 (YKL159C); ancestral locus Anc_5.281): MDEIITDTIIITSSKCDIVHNDNVGKIQAWLCKRILMKFQINENDPIQLIILKRLKRILLICPNHDISRHIMNASHTSEVEKFNFNYSLQDGHKNIAKQYLKVPESEKMFLISPPASPPPEFDFTKCEDAPQRHVQSCIQQEQQQRMKANHLLPKGPDKESNGTFTLLKSKAGAITIDRCPTNDADGQIRLADHVKTAFPPKSIFDSDNSDEEDETM; this comes from the coding sequence ATGGATGAGATTATAACGGATACAATTATCATAACCTCGAGTAAATGCGACATTGTTCATAATGATAAtgttggaaaaattcaGGCTTGGCTATGCAAGAGAATCTTGATGAAGTTTCAAATCAATGAGAATGACCCAATACAATtaattattttgaaaagattaaaaagAATCTTATTAATCTGCCCAAACCATGACATATCCCGACATATTATGAATGCATCTCATACTTCAGAAGTGGAGAAGTTCAACTTTAACTATTCCTTGCAGGATGGACATAAAAATATAGCCAAACAATACTTAAAGGTACCAGAGAGTGAGAAAATGTTTCTGATATCGCCTCCAGCATCACCCCCTCCTGAATTTGATTTCACAAAGTGTGAGGATGCACCACAGAGGCACGTACAAAGTTGTATACAACAGGAGCAGCAGCAACGAATGAAAGCGAATCATCTATTGCCAAAAGGTCCAGACAAAGAGAGTAATGGTACTTTCACGCTGTTGAAGTCAAAAGCAGGTGCAATTACAATTGATAGATGCCCTACGAATGATGCAGATGGGCAGATTAGATTAGCAGATCACGTTAAAACAGCCTTTCCACCAAAATCCATATTTGATTCCGATAACAGTGATGAAGAGGACGAGACAATGTGA